ACAACATCCTGCCAAACCAGTATGCAACCCGTGGTTTTGATGTTACATTTGATGCCATGTTGCGACTTTCGCAAGAAAAAAGCTTTGAAGAAACCATCTATGATGTGGCTACAGAACAAGTAGAAAATAAATTCAACTATAATAGAAATCCGGCGGGAGGCTACTCTAATAAAGGTGTTTACATTCTTTATTATGATGAAGACCTGTCTGTTAAAGAAGCAAAATAATGACATCAAAAGTAACATACCTGGGAGATTTAAGAACTTCTTCCGTACATCTGCAATCAGGAACCGAAATTCTTTCCGATGCGCCAACCGATAACCATGGAAAAGGTGAAGCTTTTTCCCCTACAGATTTACTGGCCAATGCGTTGGGTAGCTGTATGATTTCGATTATGGCAATCAAATCAAAAGATATGGACATAAACCTGATAGGTTCGACTGTTGAAGTAACCAAAATCATGCA
This portion of the Flavobacterium lindanitolerans genome encodes:
- a CDS encoding OsmC family protein, with translation MTSKVTYLGDLRTSSVHLQSGTEILSDAPTDNHGKGEAFSPTDLLANALGSCMISIMAIKSKDMDINLIGSTVEVTKIMQAEPRKIAKIEIVMNMSVAADDKTRTILERTAMNCPVILSLNPDIEKVITFNWK